One Mercurialis annua linkage group LG3, ddMerAnnu1.2, whole genome shotgun sequence DNA window includes the following coding sequences:
- the LOC126673460 gene encoding transcription factor bHLH52-like, which produces MAALSYCSSFGYHNDHQQDYFNIYPQSQADVTTDQLFDWQDNDCFNAVSDSSFVNPLFEYDEFFYSDSYTNLLPYFSSSDDDLVSLTPDIFPLQEPQLESYDYPKRQKIYSDDCQSTLVPTFFDGYVSNSDPVPGFYPEIPASLPKFEAPASGFSVGRSDQQSSNVKKANGESLSAQSIAARERRRKITDKTQELGKLIPGGNKMNTAEMLQSASNYVKFLQAQTRLLQLVQFTSQEKKLDLHKNEIQVLLASSTIQEKLYSQEKCLVPKEFLETIVNDQEIQSTPFITDEIDRLLQYDRAS; this is translated from the exons ATGGCGGCTTTGAGTTACTGTTCGAGTTTCGGGTACCATAATGATCATCAGCAAGACTACTTCAACATTTATCCTCAATCTCAAGCAGATGTTACCACTGATCAGCTCTTCGATTGGCAGGATAATGATTGCTTTAATGCTGTTTCGGATTCGAGTTTTGTCAACCCTTTATTCGAATATGATGAGTTTTTCTATTCGGATTCATACACTAATCTCCTTCCGTATTTCTCATCTTCTGATGATGATTTAGTCTCACTCACACCTGACATTTTTCCTCTTCAAGAACCACAATTGGAGTCTTATGATTACCCGAAACGCCAAAAAATCTATTCTGATGACTGCCAGTCTACTCTTGTACCAACTTTCTTTGATGGATATGTTTCGAATTCTGATCCTGTCCCGGGTTTCTACCCGGAAATTCCTGCCTCGTTGCCGAAGTTTGAGGCTCCGGCGTCGGGTTTTAGTGTAGGGAGGAGTGATCAGCAGAGTAGTAATGTGAAGAAGGCTAATGGTGAAAGCTTGTCCGCTCAGAGTATTGCTGCTAGAGAGAGGAGGAGGAAAATAACTGACAAGACTCAAGAGCTTGGAAAACTGATTCCTGGTGGTAATAAAATGAATACTGCTGAAATGCTTCAATCTGCTTCCAATTATGTCAAGTTCTTGCAGGCTCAAACTCGGCTTCTTCAACTCGTGCAATTTACTTCTCAG GAAAAGAAGTTAGATTTGCATAAAAATGAAATCCAAGTTCTTCTAGCATCTTCAACAATTCAAGAAAAGTTGTATTCTCAAGAGAAATGTTTGGTTCCAAAAGAATTTCTTGAAACCATAGTGAATGATCAAGAGATTCAATCAACACCGTTTATCACTGATGAGATTGATCGTTTGCTGCAGTATGATAGAgcttcttaa